CGACGAGGTTGTGATCCTGTTCGTGCACGCGAACCCGGACGGCCACCAGCTCGTCGCCGACTGGTACATGCGGCGCGACGACGAGGAGGAGCGGTCGCTGTCCGACCTGCCGGTCCTGTACCAGCACTACGCCGGACACGACAACAATCGCGATTTCTACATGGCCAACCTGGCCGAAACGCGAAACATGAATCGGGTGATGTATCGGGAGTGGTACCCCCAGGTCGTCTACAACCACCACCAGAGGGGCCCGCGCGGGACCGTGATGTACGCGCCGCCGTTCCGGGGCCCGGCCAACTACCACCTGGATCCGATGGTGCTGCTGGGGATCGACCAGCTCGGATCCGCCATGCACCTGCGTTTTCTGGCCGAGCGCAAGCCGGGGACCGTGATGCGCTCGGCGGCGGGCTACTCCACCTGGTGGAACGGCGGGCTACGCACCGCGCCGTACTACCACAACATGATCGGCCTCCTCACCGAGACCATCGGCGAGCCCGGCCCCATCGACATCCCGTACGCGTGGAACCGCTACCTCCAGACCAACGACACGCCGCTGCCCATCGAGCCGCAGACGTGGCACATGCGGCAATCGGTCGACTACTCGGTGACCGCCAACTACGCGGTGCTGGACTACGCCGCGCGCAATCGCGAGCACCTGCTCTACAACATCTGGCGCATGGGCAGGAACGCGGTCGAGGCCGGCGCGACGGACACCTGGACCGCGTACCCGCACCGGTGGCAGGCGGCCAGGGCGGCCTCCTCCGGCGGCGACGACGAGGAGGCGAGCGACCGGGACACCTTCGACTCGTTCTTCCGGCACCCCGACCTGCGCGACCCCCGCGCCTACGTGATCCCCGCCGATCAGGGCGACTTCCTGACGGCGACCAGGTTCGTGAACGCGCTGATACGCACCGGCGTCGCGGTCCATCGGGCGACGGCGCCTTTCGAGCTGCCCGGGTCCTCCATCGGCGCGCCCGCGATCCCTCCGGGCGGAGCCATGCCGTGGGAGGAAGACGCCCCGGATCCGGTGGCCGACGCCGGTGACGACGGCGACGGCGCTCCCGGCGGCAACAACGGCCCCCAAGACGCACCAGTGGACGCAAGCTACCCGGCCGGCAGCTACGTGGTCTTCACCGGTCAGGCCTTTCGCGCGCAGGTGCTGGACATGTTCGAGCCGCAGGATCACCCCGACGACATCCCGTTCGAGGGGGCGCCCCCCGTCGCCCCGTACGACAACGCCGGCTGGACGCTGGCGTACCAGATGGGAGTGCGTTTCGACCGGGTCCTGGAGGGCCTCCCGGACGCGCTGCCTCTGGAGGAGCTGCCCGACGAGGTTCGTCCCGAGGGCGTCGCCGGGAGTTGTCCGTGCCTGCCATCTGGCGAGGTGCACGCCGAAGGGGGAAGGGCGGGCTGGCTGCTCGAGCGCTCGTCCAACGACGCCTTCGCGGCGGTCTACGACCTGCTGGCGGACGGCGTCCGGATTCGCGGCGTGACGTCCGGCGAGGACGGCTTCGCGGCGGGCGCCTTCTGGATCGACGCCTTCGACGGCGACGACGGGCGTCTGGGGGAGCTGGCCTCCGCGCTGGGCGTCTCGTTCGCGGGACTCGCGGCCGCGCCGGGCCCGCTTTCGGCCCCGCTCGAGCGACCGCGTATCGCCCTGCTCGATCGCTACGGCGGCTCGATGGAGTCCGGCTGGACTCGCTTTCTTCTGGACGAGTTCGGGATCGAGCACGACGTTCTGTTCGGCCCGGACGTCGATGGGGGAGCGCTGGATTCCGCGGACGTCCTGATCGTGCCGCCGGGGCTGATCCGCGAGGAGGATCCCGACGACGGCGATTTCGACCTGCCCGATCCCGACGACGTGCCCGAGGAGTACCACGACCGACTCGGGCCGATCAGCGTGGAAACGACGGTCACGCGCATCCTCGATTTCGTGCGCGCCGGCGGAACCGTCGTCGCCGTCGGCAGCTCGGCAGAGCGACTGGCGGAGCACGCGGCGCTGCCGCTGTCCAGCCACCTGGTTACGGTGGGCGATGACGGCCAGGAACGGAGCCTGCGCAGAAGCGAGTTCTACGTACCGGGCTCGGTCGTGTGGGTGCGCCTGGCCGCCGAGCACCCGCTCGCCCACGGTCTGCCCGAGCGCATAAGCGCGCTCTTCCGGCGCAGCCCGGTGTGGCGCGTCGGGCCCGAAGCGCGCGCCGCGGGCATACGCGAGGTGGGCTGGTT
This Gemmatimonadota bacterium DNA region includes the following protein-coding sequences:
- a CDS encoding M14 family metallopeptidase gives rise to the protein MSPRLLRGLLPLVLLAPVTVAAQDAAAVPTPVEFFGHELGADYQLVDYEGLSRYWEALAGASERLVLDTIGATQLGRPQLMAIVTAPANHLRLNDIRQIASSMASGRHVENSTDASNLAQRGRAVVWIDGGLHATETLGAQQLIETVFQFASRTDEETMRILDEVVILFVHANPDGHQLVADWYMRRDDEEERSLSDLPVLYQHYAGHDNNRDFYMANLAETRNMNRVMYREWYPQVVYNHHQRGPRGTVMYAPPFRGPANYHLDPMVLLGIDQLGSAMHLRFLAERKPGTVMRSAAGYSTWWNGGLRTAPYYHNMIGLLTETIGEPGPIDIPYAWNRYLQTNDTPLPIEPQTWHMRQSVDYSVTANYAVLDYAARNREHLLYNIWRMGRNAVEAGATDTWTAYPHRWQAARAASSGGDDEEASDRDTFDSFFRHPDLRDPRAYVIPADQGDFLTATRFVNALIRTGVAVHRATAPFELPGSSIGAPAIPPGGAMPWEEDAPDPVADAGDDGDGAPGGNNGPQDAPVDASYPAGSYVVFTGQAFRAQVLDMFEPQDHPDDIPFEGAPPVAPYDNAGWTLAYQMGVRFDRVLEGLPDALPLEELPDEVRPEGVAGSCPCLPSGEVHAEGGRAGWLLERSSNDAFAAVYDLLADGVRIRGVTSGEDGFAAGAFWIDAFDGDDGRLGELASALGVSFAGLAAAPGPLSAPLERPRIALLDRYGGSMESGWTRFLLDEFGIEHDVLFGPDVDGGALDSADVLIVPPGLIREEDPDDGDFDLPDPDDVPEEYHDRLGPISVETTVTRILDFVRAGGTVVAVGSSAERLAEHAALPLSSHLVTVGDDGQERSLRRSEFYVPGSVVWVRLAAEHPLAHGLPERISALFRRSPVWRVGPEARAAGIREVGWFDTGAPLRSGWAWRQQRLRGGAAILDAQLGDGRMVLFGPEVTFRGQSHQAFRMLLAALY